Sequence from the Zeugodacus cucurbitae isolate PBARC_wt_2022May chromosome 5, idZeuCucr1.2, whole genome shotgun sequence genome:
ATTGGCGCACGGCTTGTGCGACGCGATGTTATGGAATTTCAGGATATCATAATCACAAGCAAACAAAATACCAAAGAAAATGGTTACGGCTTGCCTATCGATGCAGAGGCAAATACACGTACAGCTGATTACAGGCGCGTCTGGAAGCAATTCTATGAAGAGCGTGATTACCTGTATGCGCAAGTGACGCGTGATGGCAAACGATTTGGTGATGCGCGTGCACAAAATGACATATTCGATAATGTGCTGATGAAAAAACGTTACACGATCTCCTTTGACACGCTGCTGCTGGAGAGCGAGGCGCGCGCAGCGGCGGCAGGCAAGCAAGCTTATATACATGTGGTTGGCATCGGTTTGGGTGTGTGGCGTGCGGCGGTGCAgcaagagaaaatatttttggaaacttTTGCACAACGTTTGAAGTTGTTGCTGCCCAAATTGATGCATGTGGCTGTGGTGCACTTCTCTTGGTTCCAGTTGAGCGAATGGGGTGATTTGAAACACGGTGGCATTTATAAGTCGGCAACACATCCTGATGGCGGTATACGTACGTTTTTATCCAAACGCAATCCAGCCGATAAGCTGGTGAGCACAAATGtggtaatacaattttttgttttgtttgtcctTTGGTTTCGGGTATTTCAACGGGTGCATTTGGTGCGGCGGCTGTAAGTAGTGCTAATTAACTGTAATTTTGACTAATATAAATGCATGCATgtagagttgttgttgtaaatttatatatctacatatatatttgctttgctttctaACTGCCACATTTATGCTTTATAGAAATCACCTGAGCTGGAGAACATGCTGCTTATCGTCTCATATGCTTGGGACGGTAATGCGCTGCCAGGCAACGAGTTTTGGATGGTTTGTAGCaactattttgttatttaataagcatatttattaatttaattttttttttgcagaaaatGCTTAAATCCACCGGCGATTCGTCTACAGCATGCAGCACGCTCGTCACTGAGCTGCATAATCCGCATATCAATACGGAGCTGGTGAATGGCGCTAACTTGCATATTGCCTCTGCACAATATGGTGTATTACATATAGCagattatgttaaaaatatatttggcaTGAGGCAGACTTGACGTTGCTACAGTTATTGttgctatataatttttttttttttaatttcaattatacaaacttacattgtgcaatgattttttaaataagacctatttattaatattacaattctttttgtgatattttcgtataaaataaatattttatttaactaagAAATACATcgcaatgcatttttattttatttatttaagcacCTTCTAATCTACAAACCAgttcaagcgctttgtcgtatcATAAGGGCCTTAGAGATGCGTCAGGAGTATACGGATGTCACAAAGAACAGTTGAATTTGTCTAAGTGAGCTTCTCTGCTGCGGAGATCTACCACTTAACCTAACTTCACATTATTGTATTCTAGTAATAtaaaatgctacaacaacagcaactgcatTAGTTtgtcacaaatttattatttcttcttaGGTAATGCCATCGAACGCGCCGTCTACAAAGACATGACACTCACCGCTTTGGTGCAACGTTTACTGGAAAAGCGTTGTGTTGCCTTTGTGGGTGGATCTGATAGTTATTTGTTATTGAATGGGCAACAAGGTTGCGGCGGCTTTCATGATGTTGGCACAAGCGCTGAACGTGGTTACTTGCGCCTGAAACATGTGCTGAGCTATGATGAAATAAAAGTGCGTAAATACCGTGAAAATGTAGCAAAAATCACATTTAACTTCAATCATTTTTATTCTACAGCTTTCCGCTTTTCTCTCTGTCACCTCACATACAGAATTCCTCAACGATGGCAATCGTTACAATGAAGGCATTATCGAAGTGGATAAATCACGTATTGAGCCGACTGGTGTGATTGTCGGCATGATTGGTGGACGCTTTGAGGTAATAGATGTTATGGAGTGGCAGGATATAATGATAACACCCACGCAAAATACTAAAGCACGCGGTTATGGCTACAATCCGAGCGAGTTGGAGCGACAGACAGGCGATAATCGCATTGTTGACTATCGTCAGCTCTGGTCAAGTTTCTATGAGGAGCAAGATCAACTTTATGAGAAGGTGTGTCTATTGGACACGCCACGCTATTATAAAGTACCACAAACCGCATTCATATTCGACAATGTAGTAATGAAGAAGCGCTATGCCATCTCTTTTGATACGCTGCTACTGGAAGCAAATGTGCGTGGTGCGCTAGCTGATAAGCAGGTGTATCTACATGTTTTCGGCTTTGGCTTGGGTGTTTGGCGTGTTGTACAACATCAATCGAAGATATTTTTGCACACTTTTAGCGAACGTCTGCTAGCGTTAGCGCCACGCTTAACACACATCGGTGTGGTGCATTTCTCACATTTCAGAGACAATGCTTACGGTATGCTGCATAATGGCGCATTGCTGGCAGCAGAAACACATCCAAATGGTGGCATTAAAATACTGATAAAAAATCGCAATCCCGCGGAGAAGCTGGTAAACGTTTGTTAAATTAGCTCATGCTatagcaaattatttatttgtaattgttttgCAGCCATcggaatttgaaaatatgttaattgtgGAGGCGTATGCGTGGGATGGTAACGCTTTGCCAGGCAATGAATTTTGGATGGTGTGTATGCAgccaaatttgttatttatattggtttttaatgaaatttcacttTAGGGCTCACTTAGCGGTTCCGGCGATCCTGCGGCTGCTTGCAGTACTCTGATCACTGAACTACACAATCCgcatataaattcaaaaatggtGAATGGTAAAAACCTGCACGTCGCTTCTGAGCGTTATGGTGTTTTACATATATCGGATTATGCAAAAAACATTTTGGCGTAAATCAAGCTTATTCTGTACAGCAAAACTTAAGCTTCTTCAGAATGTTGCAACAAATTGTAAATGCATGTAGATGGTTAATTATTTATACGAAAAattgcacataaatatattccaaaTAGATTTTAAAgcgattaatatataatttgtaagAAAATGCATTAATTGAAAAGAAGGCAATGATTCAAAAGTAACGGTAAGTACTgaaactttaaaactgtttaAGAAAATCTTTCAATTATTATACAGAAATGTTAACTCCGtcgataaatacatatgtatatccaaatatattcaaagaaaatgctaatttgttttagtattggtttcattaaattttacttataaatatatttgttaagattattttaaatatttaattataacatttttcacataagctctcaaatatttttccaCTAAGGCACTAAAACTGCTGCTCCCATATGTTGCAAATTTCTTATCacaaatgcaaccctgcaattTCTGCAGTAGGatgcaaattttgtttattgcacaCAATTTCTTTGTGCCAACTTCggctttttcataattttataaacaactATTAACAGTATTCAAaaggtttcaaaaattatagtaGAATTTACAAATTACGTTTGTCCACAACGCACTTGCAGCCAACAAGTAAAATACATAACTGCAGTTTAACTTAACCAGAAAATATGAACATTACGCGTATTCTGGgacaaaataatacaatttatcaAAAGTTTGGCGATTATTGCATTACAGAGGCAGAACCAAATCGATGCTGTATCATTTGCTGCTTCTGTCAGCAGGAGCATCACAATGAGCAGACTTTCTGGACGCACATACAAGAGATGCATGACTATGCACCAGCACAGCTTTGTGTGATGCAGGGTAAACCTGAAGCAACTAGTTGCAATGGAGAACATAATGAGAGTCGTTGCACTTCGCCAATTTGTCTGGACGGTACGGCTGATGAGAAAAAGTGTAAAACAAAGTCGGCGCAAGTGGTGACAAATAATGAACCGATGTATGTCAAAGCTGAGTACCTAGAAAATGTGGTGTTAAATGATCCGAATGCGCTTATGGAACTAACAGATATAGCAAATACATTTTTGGACTTCAAAGAAAAGCCAGCCGAAGCGCAGACTGATGTAGAAACGCCACATAAAGCTAATATGCAGCAAAGTAAGTTGAAAcagcattttaatatatatttactataactACAAGTACTATTTTCAGTTGACAATAATGAATCAGAGAAGATACTTGATACCCAACGCAAAAATGGTAAGCTTAAAACCAACATAGATATCGATAAGCTCACACCCAAGCAATTGTTAGAGAATGGCACACTATTGAAAAGCATATTTCAGCAAATGCAACGCgctaataatgaatttaaatataaactcaATAAGCTAACACAGGCAGTGCAATTAATTGAAACCGAATTGAAGAAAGCACCTGGTAGTCGTATGCTAAAgcgttatatgaaaataataccaGATCAACCCTTTACCAGTCGGGACGAAGTGCTCATTTTGGATGATGAGCTGCACCATAGCAAAGAGATGCGTGACGCACTAGTATGTTGTATTGTTTGTAgtagaaaatttcattttttaatattttatttgtgaaattttagcATGAGGAAACACTTGCTATAGCTACCGAGAATGCTGATGTATTCTGTCGTGTACTTTGGCGTTTCATTATGACCGATGAAGTATCCAATCAGTTCTGTTGGCGTGGTGTTGTAAACGCGGACAAAATTGTCAAATATCCAATTAAGGATATGACGATGCTAGATGTATTTCAAGGTACACAAAaactcatatttttcaattagtttttgttatttgtatgcTTTTTGCAGGAGTTTTCCGTGAAAAATTTCCCGAACAGGCGCTCAACGTTTTCAAAGATCGCACTATGACCTACTTTAATAAAGCACATGAGcgtttgaaaagaaaacaattaaataaaacggACGTGGAAAATAATGGCTGTGATTTTCTGTGTATGAAGGAAACGTCAAATGGTCAAAATGGCGATTATAAACGAGCGCGTAACGAACAAGAAAGTACTGATAGTGTCGATTCCGTATTTGAAGAAGTGTTTAGTGGGTGAAATCTAAATTTTCATATTGAAAGAAGCAGTAATTTGCTTGTATTTTagtgttaataatattttacgtgCGAAAAAACCGTATACCGTCGCTATGAAACATTCCGTACATAAGTATTATATTTAACCCTGCAATGTGGGCGAAAGacttgaagtatttttttattttaatattccaaTATattaagaggaaaaatatgtaaCTATGCATTTAATGTTGTTAGCTCGccgatattgaaaataaaagtgttGAAATGGCGGAGTCTAACACTATAAACTACATTCCGTTTAGAAACAACTTAAGAAACTTAAGCTAGCgccaaatattaatatatataaatcaaaactatacatacaaatatatttttatgaaacgatttttgtgaaataaacaattttattgaaaagtgaTACTACAACTGTATTTGAATAAGCAACACTTgtgccaaaaattatttaaatcggtTATAGTGCGACTCCAACTATTTATTTctcaatttacaaataaaaaaaacgcaatattttatttttgtactgaATTGGGGCaaaaagaatttattattcACTAAAATCTTAAAAACATATTAATTGTACCATCGTGTTTAATTGTTTACAATCAAACATTCACattttacattatatacatatatgcgtaagcacataataatgtaaaatgttaattacatatacagtatagaaaaagtatatatatttcgtaaatatgtatttcaaaagaAATGACTTAAtactagaagaaaaaaaaaacaatttttcttaaGACTAAACTTGAACTTGCACAAACGTTTGggaaaaatataacatattttccTACTACACTTTCTGCCTTTTTATGtgtgaaatatttgtaattgtttaAAGGCTGTTTTTCCCTATAAACTACActatttcttgttattgttactaaaaaataatattgcaacTACATTTGCAAATGACGCAAAAAAGTatatagaaatacaaaaaaaaaaaaacagtgtacaaattaaaaacgcaatttatgattttttttttgttgcattgcaATTTAAAAACGCTGCGGCACTAGTCCCTTCGAACCTTTCAGAAAGTGTTTTTTCTTACGATGCGTCGACAGATTGCACGATTGTTTGAACGAGGCGCCACACAGTTCGCACGCAAAACGTCGCTCTTTACTGTGTACAGCACGGTGCAATTCTAGCCGTGACTGATATTTGAACTTTAGGCCGCAGGTTTCATAATCGCATACATACCAGCGTTCACCATCTTCCGACGATATCGCACTACTGGCGCTCGCCGTGGTGCTATTCGATTCTTTTGGCATTTCTTGTGACATCaaagccgccgccgccgctgctgcatTTGT
This genomic interval carries:
- the LOC105216249 gene encoding uncharacterized protein LOC105216249 isoform X1; translated protein: MHGQCSVGLRAYTFIQRHLSKTTSQHKFTHNKLYLNYHGSSSRRTFRTQAVMSTFGAEFDEAWPKPGAAMKLTEFGTKLLQKCLKVDKPDVSHIDVKSFIKKSSNFPVEFGTNTCRVISQPKERYPEIQKQIASAYPIIHERVLGLYLAFLEHKCKYGNKRELEIYQSLTLTDFVQRLLAKRCVSFFGKNDKYLLLSRHRGCSGFLDIGTDGEKPPLLLQDVLCYDEIKLSAFLSVSSHTEFLNDGNRQNCGVIERNKSRIETDGVIIGLIGARLVRRDVMEFQDIIITSKQNTKENGYGLPIDAEANTRTADYRRVWKQFYEERDYLYAQVTRDGKRFGDARAQNDIFDNVLMKKRYTISFDTLLLESEARAAAAGKQAYIHVVGIGLGVWRAAVQQEKIFLETFAQRLKLLLPKLMHVAVVHFSWFQLSEWGDLKHGGIYKSATHPDGGIRTFLSKRNPADKLVSTNVKSPELENMLLIVSYAWDGNALPGNEFWMKMLKSTGDSSTACSTLVTELHNPHINTELVNGANLHIASAQYGVLHIADYVKNIFGMRQT
- the LOC105216249 gene encoding uncharacterized protein LOC105216249 isoform X4, producing MHGQCSVGLRAYTFKTTSQHKFTHNKLYLNYHGSSSRRTFRTQAVMSTFGAEFDEAWPKPGAAMKLTEFGTKLLQKCLKVDKPDVSHIDVKSFIKKSSNFPVEFGTNTCRVISQPKERYPEIQKQIASAYPIIHERVLGLYLAFLEHKCKYGNKRELEIYQSLTLTDFVQRLLAKRCVSFFGKNDKYLLLSRHRGCSGFLDIGTDGEKPPLLLQDVLCYDEIKLSAFLSVSSHTEFLNDGNRQNCGVIERNKSRIETDGVIIGLIGARLVRRDVMEFQDIIITSKQNTKENGYGLPIDAEANTRTADYRRVWKQFYEERDYLYAQVTRDGKRFGDARAQNDIFDNVLMKKRYTISFDTLLLESEARAAAAGKQAYIHVVGIGLGVWRAAVQQEKIFLETFAQRLKLLLPKLMHVAVVHFSWFQLSEWGDLKHGGIYKSATHPDGGIRTFLSKRNPADKLVSTNVKSPELENMLLIVSYAWDGNALPGNEFWMKMLKSTGDSSTACSTLVTELHNPHINTELVNGANLHIASAQYGVLHIADYVKNIFGMRQT
- the LOC105216249 gene encoding uncharacterized protein LOC105216249 isoform X5; translation: MLSWFASVYVTTSQHKFTHNKLYLNYHGSSSRRTFRTQAVMSTFGAEFDEAWPKPGAAMKLTEFGTKLLQKCLKVDKPDVSHIDVKSFIKKSSNFPVEFGTNTCRVISQPKERYPEIQKQIASAYPIIHERVLGLYLAFLEHKCKYGNKRELEIYQSLTLTDFVQRLLAKRCVSFFGKNDKYLLLSRHRGCSGFLDIGTDGEKPPLLLQDVLCYDEIKLSAFLSVSSHTEFLNDGNRQNCGVIERNKSRIETDGVIIGLIGARLVRRDVMEFQDIIITSKQNTKENGYGLPIDAEANTRTADYRRVWKQFYEERDYLYAQVTRDGKRFGDARAQNDIFDNVLMKKRYTISFDTLLLESEARAAAAGKQAYIHVVGIGLGVWRAAVQQEKIFLETFAQRLKLLLPKLMHVAVVHFSWFQLSEWGDLKHGGIYKSATHPDGGIRTFLSKRNPADKLVSTNVKSPELENMLLIVSYAWDGNALPGNEFWMKMLKSTGDSSTACSTLVTELHNPHINTELVNGANLHIASAQYGVLHIADYVKNIFGMRQT
- the LOC105216245 gene encoding uncharacterized protein LOC105216245 codes for the protein MNITRILGQNNTIYQKFGDYCITEAEPNRCCIICCFCQQEHHNEQTFWTHIQEMHDYAPAQLCVMQGKPEATSCNGEHNESRCTSPICLDGTADEKKCKTKSAQVVTNNEPMYVKAEYLENVVLNDPNALMELTDIANTFLDFKEKPAEAQTDVETPHKANMQQIDNNESEKILDTQRKNGKLKTNIDIDKLTPKQLLENGTLLKSIFQQMQRANNEFKYKLNKLTQAVQLIETELKKAPGSRMLKRYMKIIPDQPFTSRDEVLILDDELHHSKEMRDALHEETLAIATENADVFCRVLWRFIMTDEVSNQFCWRGVVNADKIVKYPIKDMTMLDVFQGVFREKFPEQALNVFKDRTMTYFNKAHERLKRKQLNKTDVENNGCDFLCMKETSNGQNGDYKRARNEQESTDSVDSVFEEVFSG
- the LOC105216249 gene encoding uncharacterized protein LOC105216249 isoform X2, whose protein sequence is MHGQCSVGLRAYTFIQRHLSKTTSQHKFTHNKLYLNYHGSSSRRTFRTQAVMSTFGAEFDEAWPKPGAAMKLTEFGTKLLQKCLKVDKPDVSHIDVKSFIKKSSNFPVEFGTNTCRVISQPKERYPEIQKQIASAYPIIHERVLGLYLAFLEHKCKYGNKRELEIYQSLTLTDFVQRLLAKRCVSFFGKNDKYLLLSRHRGCSGFLDIGTDGEKPPLLLQDVLCYDEIKLSAFLSVSSHTEFLNDGNRQNCGVIERNKSRIETDGVIIGLIGARLVRRDVMEFQDIIITSKQNTKENGYGLPIDAEANTRTADYRRVWKQFYEERDYLYAQVTRDGKRFGDARAQNDIFDNVLMKKRYTISFDTLLLESEARAAAAGKQAYIHVVGIGLGVWRAAVQQEKIFLETFAQRLKLLLPKLMHVAVVHFSWFQLSEWGDLKHGGIYKSATHPDGGIRTFLSKRNPADKLKSPELENMLLIVSYAWDGNALPGNEFWMKMLKSTGDSSTACSTLVTELHNPHINTELVNGANLHIASAQYGVLHIADYVKNIFGMRQT
- the LOC105216249 gene encoding uncharacterized protein LOC105216249 isoform X3, with protein sequence MHGQCSVGLRAYTFIQRHLSKTTSQHKFTHNKLYLNYHGSSSRRTFRTQAVMSTFGAEFDEAWPKPGAAMKLTEFGTKLLQKCLKVDKPDVSHIDVKSFIKKSSNFPVEFGTNTCRVISQPKERYPEIQKQIASAYPIIHERVLGLYLAFLEHKCKYGNAIERAVYKDMTLTALVQRLLEKRCVAFVGGSDSYLLLNGQQGCGGFHDVGTSAERGYLRLKHVLSYDEIKLSAFLSVTSHTEFLNDGNRYNEGIIEVDKSRIEPTGVIVGMIGGRFEVIDVMEWQDIMITPTQNTKARGYGYNPSELERQTGDNRIVDYRQLWSSFYEEQDQLYEKVCLLDTPRYYKVPQTAFIFDNVVMKKRYAISFDTLLLEANVRGALADKQVYLHVFGFGLGVWRVVQHQSKIFLHTFSERLLALAPRLTHIGVVHFSHFRDNAYGMLHNGALLAAETHPNGGIKILIKNRNPAEKLPSEFENMLIVEAYAWDGNALPGNEFWMGSLSGSGDPAAACSTLITELHNPHINSKMVNGKNLHVASERYGVLHISDYAKNILA